The cyanobiont of Ornithocercus magnificus DNA window AAGGCACAACAGCACCGGAGATGATGTTGTTGCCGTAGATCAAAGAGCCAGCGACAGGCTCGCGGATACCGTCGATATCGACCGGTGGAGCGGCGATGAAGGCGACGATCTTGACCCCACTGCGGGTGGTGAATGTCTTGCCCTTGATGATGCGGAGTTGATGCTCACCGTCATCATTGTTGGCTCGCTTGATGAATGAGATCTCCCAAGGGCGGACTCCAAACACCCTGCTTATCTTTACGACGTTGGCTGAGCTCTTTACTCCTTCCAGAGAATATTTCAACTAATTCATCGACTGCGATTGTTGTTCACTCAATGATGCCTAACGTTTGCGATCACCTGACCGCTCACAGCAATGCTTGCGAACAGGCAATTGCGGCGGCGGCTCAGGTGCATCGCGTTGTTCGGGGGAAAGTATCGATATAAAAAAGATCTGCAACCACTTAATTTCTCATATTGGAGTTGCAACTCTACATGGCTCGCTCCACACGTTTCCGGCTATATTCGAGTGAATGGGCCCCATCTGCCCCAAATCTACGTAAATGGAAGAAGCCAATCTCAGCGGCCTGTCCGAGGTTCTCCAAGCATTTGACCATTTGCTTCAGACTGTCTCTACTACACTAGGCGCAGCAGGTGTATGGGTTCTTATAATGTTTCCGACCCTGGCATTAGGAGCATTCGTTTACTGGCT harbors:
- a CDS encoding photosystem I reaction center subunit IX, whose translation is MFGVRPWEISFIKRANNDDGEHQLRIIKGKTFTTRSGVKIVAFIAAPPVDIDGIREPVAGSLIYGNNIISGAVVPSSNAIGLHFYPIWEAASLDEWLYNGGPYQLDESIFWF